A window of Methanomassiliicoccales archaeon genomic DNA:
GGAATATGCCTTGCCATCGACCAGGATGACCGGGGATCCGATCATCTCCCAGCTAACACCGTTGTCGGTGCTGACCTGGAACGTTACCGTCCCGGTCGGGATGGGCAGGTCCCCGTTCAAGGCGATTACCTCAGCGTAATCGTAGACCGAGTCTCCCAAAAGGAAGCTCTCCCCGGTCGTGAACAGAGTGGTCAGGGTAAAGGTCGGTGCCTTTGCCACTTCGAGTGGCTCAGACTCGACCGGGCTCTGTCCGCCCACGTAATTCGCGTCCCCGCTGTAGATGGCCAGGAAATAGTGAGTTCCAGCCATCTGTGGCATGTAATCCTCGGAGACTGCCTGTCCATTTGCGTCAAGGGATACCGGCCCAACTCCGAACGGAACGAAAGACATCGTTCCCGGGACCATGACCTCAAAGGTCACGGTGCCGGTCGGCATCGGGAAACCGGTTCCCTGGTTCGGTACGGTTACCGTGTCATAGACGGAATCGCCCAGGATGATCGAGTCGGACGAAAGGACCGTGGTCAGTGAGATCGCGGTCAACGTCGGACTGACCAGAAGGATCTCTTCCTCGGCGCTGCTCTGGGAGCCGACATACTTCGCATCGCCGTTGTATACGGCCATGAAGTAGTAGGTACCAGTGGCGAGCGGCGTGCATGAATCCATTACTGCCTGTCCGCTTGCATCGAGGATCTTGACCTGGCCGAACGGAACGAAGTCCAGGGCTCCCGGCTCCTTGACCATGAAGGTCACGGTGCCGGTCGGGGTGGACAATCCGCTGACGCCGGTCACGATCGCCGTATCGGTGATCGATGAGCCCAGGACGATGCTGCCGGAGCTCAATACTGTCGCCGTGGCCGAGGTGGCCTTGATAACGACCAACTGCTCGTCCTCAGCCACGCTCCATGATTCCAGATAGAGCTTGCTGTGTGCGGCCGGGGCATAGACTGCCTTGAACTGATAGTTCCCGGTCATCTGAGGGATATAGGGATCCGAAACAGCCTTTCCATTGCTGTCCAGGGTCTTGATACCGCCGTATTGCACGAATGATCCGCCTGGCGCCTTGACCATGAAGGTCACTGTTCCGGTCGGTACCGGGAAACCAGTGCCCACACCGGCCACTGTGGCATTGTCAGTTACTGACCTGCCAAGGGTGATCTCGGTCGCGCCAAGCACGGTGGATGTGGTCGTTGGGGCCTTCAGGACGGTCAATTCCTCCTCGTCGTCACCGCTGTGAGAAGTGTAGAAGTGGCTGTTACCTTCGTATACAGCCCGGAAGTGATAGGTACCGGATGCTATCGGAGTATAGGCTCCCGAGACCGCGGAACCATCGACCAGATTAACGTTGTCCCCTCCGGTGTACGTGTTCCAGCCGCCGTTTCCGACCTTCACTTGGAAATCGACTGTGCCAGTGGGTACATTTTCCCCATGAGTGGCGGTCACTTTTGCCACGTCAACAACGGACTGTCCGTAGGTGATCGTCTCCGCGCTCAATACAGTGCTTGTGTGGGTTGAGATACGGCTATCACCGTGCTCGCTCCAATAGAGCGCCCGGTAATCGTAGTTACCAGGCAAGAACAGTTGTGGCAGGTCGCCACCATTATATGCGTTGTTCGATGAATCGTCCGAGCTCCCAGAGCCCTGTCCAGAAGTCGACGAGCTGTCTCCCGTGTTCAAGGGCTGATCTCCGGTAGGTACGGTTGAGGCATCAACCGAGTTGACCGAGGATGTGCCCTTGGAGGCCAACTGCAATCCTATGCCAACGGTCGAGATGCATAGGACCAGCACTAGTAGTATTGCTGTGAGCTTTAGAGCTCCGGATCTGTTCATTTAACCCCTCCTCCCCTTAGCTTCAAAGACAAGTCCATTTTGTCAATAGTTAGGTGACTTATCTCCGGGCTATTTTCACAATTAAACAATTGAGGAAAAAGATATATATAGTTTGGTGACTAGAGAATTTTCAAGGTAGCTCCATTTTTTGAATTATTACAATTCATGAAAATTAATACTGGCATTACTATTATGCAATAATAGCACAGATATTAATCATAATAGAGTTATGAGTCAAATAATTGATGAAATTTGACTGGATTAAATGTAATGTTAGGAATTGTATTGTATTTTTACAGATTTTCTTTTCACTGTGATTATTAGCCATCGATGAATAAACATAGCCAGCACATCATATTTATCTATGCGTACAATTTATTATTTTTTGGAATAATGATTTTTATTGAATTCATTTTGGAGAAATAATGAGGTAGAATCGAGGGTTTGATTCTGACCTCGAAACATCTGGATACGATATTGCCTCCCAAAATGCTCCATTCATTCTCAAAAGTGAAATTTCAGCGCAACTTACGGCCGATAGCATATGAATGGAAGTTCGGCAACTAAGGGATCATGAGGCGAAAGAATGGATCGTCTATCTGCCAAGATCATCGTCTTGCCTTTGGATCATGGCCACGGTTGGCTTTGAATCAGGTGAGATCGATCGGCCGGTCCCATTCAGTTCATCTATGCCCCTTTCTCATATTCCCGCGTACAATAACAAAGATACCTAAAGCCCCGATCATCAATACGAAGATAACCAGCAACGGAAGGTTGTCCTCCGCGGACGGCCGACCGATGCTCATGGATATTATCTGTCCAGCCTTGATATCGCTCACATGGAAGATGTATTGGTCGTCTGTCTCGGTGACCTCATAGTTGCGCTGTTGGCCATCGATGGTCACACCGATGAGGTCGAGGTCCGATACAGAATCCTTCGGAATCGTGATATTTGCGGTACCTGCCTGTTCGAGTGTGAAGGTCAGCATGTTATCGGCGTTGAGGGTTGCATCGGACACCGCTGAATTCGATATGATGTTCGCCATGCCCCCGTTCTTCAATCTCAACGAACCGACGGCCTGTTCTATCGTAATCGGTGAGTGCGTGCCATCATCGGACAGAACTGCCCTGAGACCAAAGATACCTGCGCCGCCGGTGATCAACGAGGAGAACTTACCGCTGGCCGTCGTATTTAGTTGCGCCAGGATGGACCAGTCCCCGGTCATACTGGCGCTGCGATAGATGGTCACTTTCTGACCGCCTATCCCATTCCCGGCCAGATCGGAGACGGTACCCGATACCGACACGCTATTCTGGAATGGCACGACCGACATCTCAAGTGTGACGTTGCGAAGCGAATGGACCTTTGTCTGATCGGTCGAGGTTGAACCTAGTGCATTTATGGCGGTGATCCTGTAAACGTAATCGCATCCCGGGATCACCTTATCATCGACGAATCTGATGGTGGTAGAAGAGACGGCCGTCAGGGTTACCGATCCGCTCTGGGATTCGGTCCGGAGGATGTCGAAACCGGACAATGGCGCCCCTATGCTGGCGGGGATGTCCCAGAATAACGTTATGTTCGAATCCCCCACCAACGCGTTCATGCTGAACGCGGATGGTATCGACATCGTGGAAATTGGGGATGAGGGCCAGGACCTGAATCCTTCCCCGACGCCATTGATCCCCGCGATGCGGTATTGATACAATACCCCATCCATTATTGACTGGTCCCGATACATCGTGACCGTCGGGCTGTTGATCGTCATGATCATCGTCCACACTGCTCCAGAGGAACGGTGGATGCTAAAACCGGACAAGGGGATCCCACCATCGTCCTCTGGTATTGCCCAGGTTACGGTAATGGATGATGAATCAGATTCCACCGATACCTCGGATGGCGGTCCTGGAACGATCGCTGCGGTCGCGCTAACCTGGCCAGATTGAATGCCGGTTCCGATCGAGTTTGAGGCGGTCATCACATACCGATAGGTGGTCCCGATAACGACCGAGGTGTCGGCATATGTCCTTGCCGAACTGCCAAGCGTAGCGATGAGCGTGCTCTCACCGCTCGTCGAACGCCAAAGCTGATAGCTCAGGTCGCTGAGACCGCCATCGGACGCAGGTTTCTCCCAGGAGATGGAGATCGAGCCATTACCCGCGGACGCTGACAAGGCAGTGGGTGTGCTGGGCACGGAGCCTATTACGCAGCTCGCTTGGGAACTGGATGATCCTTCCCCCGCTGAATTGGTGGCGGTGACGGTGAACCAGTATTGTACTCCATTGGTCAGACCGCTGATGAGGGCGGAAGGGGAACTGGAGCCCACCTGTCTTGTGATCGCCGATCCGTCGGAGGTCCGCATGTACACTGTGTAGCCGGACAGTGGACCTCCATTCACTGCTGGAACCGACCAGGTCAGCCAGGCGGCCCCGATGGATCCCGTGGCCATAAGGTCGGAGGGCGGGTCGGGGGCGAACATGAAGGCGGTGGTCACCTCGGATGAGAGCGGCCCCGAACCGTCCTGGTTCTCGGCGGATACGCTGTAGTGATAGGTCTGTCCAAGGGTCAATGCATGATCACTATAGGCCAGAGTGTTGCCTAAGTGCTCTATGGCCATCCCTTGCCCAGATACGAGGGAACGGTAGACATAATAACCTGATATGGGCGAAGATCCCACGGAGGCCGGGGCGGTCCAGCTCAGCTGGATGCGATCAGAAACCACCACCGCGGTGACAGATCTCGGCGCCGATGGCGAACTGGATATGACGATCGGACCGGAGAGGCCAGGCATGGAAGTTCCCATGGCGTTGGTCGCGGTGACGAAATAGTAGTAGGTCGAACCGACAGCCACCGACGAATCAAGATAGACAGGGTCGGTGATGGATTGAGCCACCGGTGAAGCCGAGGAGAAGTCCGAAGAACTCCCACGATAGACCGAGAATCCGATAATGGGCCGCCCACCGGATTCGGATACTGACCAGGTAAGTTCCATGGTGCCGATTGAGAATGCGGTGTCTGCCATCTTCGGGGCATCCGGTATCGTAGCGGGAGAGTCATGGAACTCGGGGCTCAGAGGCCCTTCTCCCATTGCATTTACAGCCGATACCCTATAGTAATACACCATGCCGTTGACTAGGCCGTTGTCGTTGTAGGTCATCCCGGTGGCGGTGGCGATCAACGTCTCCGTACCGGAAGTGCCCGACCGGTATACCTTGTACCCGGCAATCGTTGAGAACCCGATGCTGGTCGGCGCCGACCACGAGAGGAGCACCGACCGGTCGGATATCTGTGCGGTGAGCGCCGCAGGTGCACTCGGAAGCCCCTTCGCCAAGGCGGAAACGACATTGCTGTACACCGAGCTGCCCACGATGTTGGCCGCTTTCACAGAATAGTAGTAGGTCTGTCCCACGATTATCTGGGTGTCGTCATAGGATGTGGTGCTCGCGGTCCCGATCTGCACATGCATGGCCGGATCCGCGGTTGCACCGCGGAACATCCTGTATGACGTCACCGGGCTGCCACCATTGGACGACGGAGCGGTCCAGGAGAGTGAAATATGCCCGAGCGTGACGCTTACCGTCAGGGAGGAGGGGGCGTCCGGGGCAAGAACAATGCGGCTGGATGCTTCGTTGCTCGATGCGGATTCTCCAACCTGGTTGTGCGCTCTGACTACATAATAATATTGGACCCCGACGACCGCTGATGCATCGTCATATGACGTGGTCCCGGAGGATCCGATGGCCGTCGGACTCTCCGCTCCCGGGAAGGTGCCACGATAGATGGCGTATCGATCGATGGTGGCTCCGCCGTTCTCAATGGGCAACGTCCAGCTCAGGTGGATGTAGGACCCGGAAACCACCGCATTCAGTGATGCCGGTGGGCTGGGAACGGTGGGTACCCTCACTGTCGCCTCATTGCCGATAACGGAGCTTCCCACGGCATTGAAGGATCTGACCACATAATAATACCGGATGCCGGGGGTGGTGGTCAGGTCGTCGTAGGAGGTCGAACTGAACGTGCCGATCGGTGAGGCGGCCTCTCCGCCCGAGACCGTGCCTCGGTAGACCTTGTAACCGAGGATCGCAGATCCCCCATCGTCATGTGGAGCTGTCCAATTAAGATGGACGCTTGATCCTGTGACGGTGCTTGTAAGGCCGGTTGGAGGGTCAGGGATGACAGGTATACGAATTGAAACCTCATTGCCATAGGACGATGAAATGAGATCGTTGAAGGCGTCCATTCTATAGTAGTAGATAGTGCCAGCCACGACCGCGCTGTCCCGATAGGAACGGGCCGTCGACGACAGCGTCTGTAACAGCGTCTCCCCATTGGAGGCGGTGCCTCGGTAGAGGTGGAACCCGGCCAGGCCGACCTCGTTGGAGGACCATGTCAGGTCTATGTACGATGCGCCGGCCATTATGTTCAGTGCAGAAGGGGCCGAAGGAACGGACGCCGGGATCTTGGCACGGACCTCGTTCGATGAGGGCGATTCACCGATGGAGTTCACCGCAGTGACCTGGTAGAAGAAATCCTGGTCCACGGTGGCGGCGGAATCGGTGTATGTCAAGGACGAGGCGGACACGCTGGTCAGCAACGTTTCCCCTCCGGCAGAGGTTCCACGGTATATCCCATAGGAGGATATCGCCGAACCTCCGTTGGAGGATGGGGCAGACCAGTTCAGCTGGATGCTGGATCCGACCGTTGCTGAGAGGCCGGTCGGTGCAGAGGGGACAGTGCTTCCCGAAGTGGCGACCACCTGGTCGAGCAGGACCAGGTCCTGATTGCCGGCGACCGAGGCGTCCTTCACATACTCCCATCTGAGGATATGCGTCCCCGAAGCGATCGCCAGGCTCACCTGTGACCATGCAGTGACGCCGCTAGCGTTGGCCCTGTTGACGGAGTCTACATAGAACCTTGCCACATCGGTGTTGGCTGTGGACGTTTTCCACCAGAATGAGATCGTGGAGGGACCGAGAGCGATCGTCTGGATGATGCTCCTGGCGCCATTGCCTATGTTGCCGCTCTGCATGGCACTGCCATTGGAATGATAGTCTCGGGTGACTGGGGACCACTGGGCATTCCCCGAACCGCTGATGGTCAGGCCAGCGTTGTCCAATGCGGTCTCCGGGGCTATGGAGGCATAAGGCGTCATCGTGACCGTCACAGATCCTGGATTGGCCTTGGGCACATCAAGAGACTGGCCGGACACCTGTGTGGCGGCTTTGGCGTAGCCGTTCTGGTACTGTTCGATGCGGAACGAGGAGACGATGCCAGGAGTGGTCGTCGAGCCCAAGGTCAGGTAGAAGCCATTGTTGGTAGGCTTGTACTTTGCCAGGAGATCGGTCATATCCAAGGCCAGGAAGGATGGGAAGGTGGCGGTGACGGAAGCATCGTAGTTCTTTTCGAAATATGGGACGAACTTGTCGGCACTGCCAACTGATCCGACGCCGACGGTGATCGACGATTCCCGGGAGGGAAGGTTGTTGAATTCGATTATCGCAAGGAGGCTGGGCCGGTATGAGGGCTTGTCGGTGATGTAGGTAAGGTAAAGGTTGCTTCCGATCTTCTTCATGGCCTCGTAGGATATCCAGTAATAGCCCCCATTGCCCCAGTTCTTCCCCCAGGAGTTGACCACCTTGAAGGCGCCCACATCGGAGTGGACACCGTCAGACTTGGCGTCATCATACCCGACAATGGTCTGAGCGTGGTTCATGGTCTTTGAATTGTACTCATTGGCGGTTATGATGTTGTCCGTCAGTGAGGAGGTGAAGACGTTTGCGTCGATGGCGAACGTCACCGGGGAGTTCGCCGAGATGAGGTTCTTGATGGTTGTCAATGCACTAGAAGGGTTGGAAGAGCTGTAGCTTATGTAACTGAGACCGGCCGCACGATGCAGAGGGGCTTCCCGGGCGGCTGACTCATTGCCCCAGCTGGTGAGGTCCGTGGGATTGTAGGGCATGGTGGCCAGACTGGCAACTCCCCAGTCCTTGATGATGTCAGCGACGTTGTCCATGAAGGTACCGCGGTCTATCCCGTAATTGACCCGATTGTAGGTCCAGGCGGGGCTCATAAGATGCGCCGGATTGCCTGTGGAGGCATCGGTCCAATTATTGTCCCTGGCCTCTAGGTAGCCGTAGTCGTAGTAGGCCATGGCCCAAGCCGCGCATGATCCCTGGCTCAATTGATTGCCTACCGCAGGGAAATATGGCTGAGCCGACAGGTCGTAGGATGATTGGGACATGAGGCCGGTCTGCACCGAATCGGTGACCTGCACATTCCCGACCATTTCTGAATACTGGGCGGCCGTGGGAGGAGCCAGCCCTGTGCCGTGACCATCGACGATGACATTGTAGTCGACCCCTTCCATGTAGGTGCCCATGACAGATTCCATCCGAACTGCTTCTTCGGTGGTCATGGCATGTGTTTGAACCGATGGGCCCGATGTTCCCCCTGTGAATGGCGATGCTGTTGTGGCGGGCGATGAGGCGAAGGGTAAAAGCAGTCCAGGCAGCAGCAATACCAGTGCGATGAGGATGTGGTGAGCACTATGGTATTCCCGGTGCATATGTCTGGACTGGCCTCAATGTCATATAAATGGCCTCATATAGGAATCAAAACTGATATCTAAATCGGTAAATATTCCAAACATTTGTAAATAATTATCGGAAAAAATAACGATACGATGCAGAACAGATCATAATTTGAAGAATTCGTAAGATTTCTAAACCTCCTTCGGTGGCGTTTGTAGTGCCCATATCATACCACGTCACTTGCCTCGGCTAACACGGACCTTACCCTTCTTGACGAATAGTATGAAGGAGAAGAAGCCCACCACCAGGATGCCCATTATCACCGCGATGCGGAACCACATCTGATCGAACAGACTTTCCTCAGAGAGGCTCTGTGCCGCCTTTGGCGTTGCCACCGCTTCCTCGGACATTTGGCTCACGCCTTTCGTTGTGGTGGCCGAGACCCGGTAGTAATATGACTGCCCCGCTGTTACGTTGTTGTCCACCCATCTGGTGCCCGGATAATTGGTCACATAGACCGCCTCGCCTGAATCGTTCCCCCGGAAGATGCTGTAGGTTAACACGTTCGCCCCTGCGGGCTGGTTCCAGACCAGGGTGATCCTTCCTTCTGAGCCAGTTGCGACAAGGCCTATGGGCGGATCGATGACCGCCGGAATGGTTACGGACACCACTCCAGTGGCGTTTCCGTCGCCAGCGGCGTTGTATGCTGTGACCTTGTAATAGTAGGTGACTCCCGCCTCCACATCGACGTCCTGGTATCGTGTTTCGGAGACCGTGGCCTCCAGCCTGAGATCTCCCGCTGAGACGCCACTGAATATGTGGTAGCCGATTATGGGCGAATATCCATCGGAAATCGGCGCCGACCAGTTCATGGTGGCCGAGGCCTTGGCCGGCGTTGCCGAGAACGAGATCGGGATCCCCGGATAGGTAAAGGGTTTGGCGTTGGCCTCATTGGAGGCCGGACCTTCCTCGACACCGGTCAGCCCTCTCACCTGGTAATAGTAGGTCTGTCCCAATGTAACGCTGGTGTCGGTCATCTCGGTGACTTCCACGCCGATGAGGAAGGTCTCCGAACCGCTCGAACTTCCCCGATAGACACGATAACCGATGAGCGAAGGCCCATTCGTCTGTGCCGGTATGGTCCATCGTAGGGTGACCTTCTCAACGCCCGGAGTGGCGGTCAGGATGGGCGCGGTGAAGGTGTTGCGATATAGCAGGCTGACCTCGTTCGATGCTGGGCCGGTCCCGGCGGAGTTGACGGCCTTCACCTGATAATAATAGAGGTGACCGGAAACGATCGAGCTGTCGTTGAACTTGGCGGAATCACAGGTCCCGATGGCCACCTCGGAGCCCCGGGAAAGACCGCGCAGCACCTGGTAGGTCAGATGGGTGGAGCCACCATTGTCTATCGAAGGTTCCCATCTGAGAACTGCCTTGGTCCCTACGACGTTGGCGGTCAGATTGACCGGCGCCGAAGGAGATGTCACGATGGTGGCGGTCACTTCGTTCGATGGCATGCTCTCGCCGGTCGCGTTGACCGCGGTGACGAAATAGTACAAGGAACGACCGGAGACGAACGGCCCATCCACATGGTGGTTGGTCTCCACCGACTCCAGGAAGGTCTCCGCTCCGGTGGCGTCCCCGCGATATAACCGATAGGAGGTTGCACCAGTAGAGGCCGACCAGGTCAGATGTATGTCCATACCGTTCGCTTCGGCATTCAGCCGCGAAGGGTCCGGTGCCGGGAACGTGGTAGAACTCGTAGCAGCGTATTGACCTTCCCCGGCTGCATTTACCGCGGCTATATGGTAGTAGTATTTAACCCCGTTGTTGAGCTGGGAATCGGTGTAGGATGTCGCGCCTAAGGAAACCACGTGTTCGTACGGTCCGGTCACCGCGAGAGAACGGTACAGATGGTAAGCATTCACGCTGGCCCCGCCATCATCGGACGGAACTGACCAGCTGAGGGTCACCTGCCTGATACCGGCGACAGAAGTGAAGTGCAAAGGCATGGAAGGCGCCCTCGATGGCACCGCCGACAACGAGTCCGTCGACGGACCTTCGCCAACGGCGTTGGTGGCCGAAACAGCGAAGAAATAGGAGTGGCCGTTGATCAATCCGGATAGGTCATAGGTCCGGGACGAGATGGTCGTGACCAAGGGCATCGAGTCCGGCTGATCTCCCCCATAGACCGAATAATAAACGATCGATGCGCCGCCGTCTGTCACCGGTTCTGACCAGTGCAGGGAGATCGACCGGTCCGACACTTCCGCCTGAAGGAACGTCGGGATGCCGGGAAGGGAGAACGACGTGGCCGACACTTCCTCGGATGGTGGTCCCACGTCGACGTCGTTATAGGCGACCACGCGGTAATAGTAGGTCTCTCCATCGGACATCGGTGAATCGGTGTATGAATTGGAGTTGACATCGCCGACATGCGTTCCCGAGTCCGGTGCGTTTCCGCGGAGTACGTGATATCCCAGCACGGATGAGCCGCCATCGGTGGTTGGGGCGTCCCAAGTGATGATTATGTTTTTCACGCCCGGGGTGGCGACCACCTGCAACGGTGCCGACGGAATGCCGGCAGGCATGACCGAGTCCAGCAAGGCTCGCGGACCCTCACCAACAAGGTTGACGGCCGAAACTGCGTAATAGTAACGTTGGCCATTTATCAGGTCCAGGTCAGAATAGCCCAGTGAGGTGGTGTGTGCCACCAGCACGTAGCTGCCAAGGACCGTCGACCGATAAACGTCGTAGGATCTGATGGGCGAACCGCCATTGTCATCCGGAGCAGACCACGAAAGCTGTACCTGGGAATCGCCCGCGTGGATCGACAGGGAGGTCGGTGCGGTGGGAACGGCGTTCGTCCTCGCGGCAGCGTCGAGGCTGCGCCAGCTCTCTCCCTGTTCATTGATGGCAGACACGGAATAATAATAGGTCGTGCCATCCAGAAGGCCGGTGTCGGTGAACCTGACCTCCGGGCCGAGCGTGGCGATGAGGGACTCACTTGAAACGGTACGTCCGCGATAGAGCCGGTAGCCATCGATCTCTGAGCCTCCATTGGTCAGCGGCGGTTGCCAGGTAAGGGAAACCTGCCTGACCCCACCGGTCGCCAACAATGACTGGGGAGCGGACGGATTGGTCATAGGAACTGCGGAACACTCAGCGGAAAGAGAGCCCTGGCCCACTTCGTTGACAGCGGAGACCGCGTAGAAGTAGCGTATGCCGTTTGTCAATGGTCCGTTCATGTAGGAGGTCGAGGGCACGGTCACATTGCCGGAATAGATGCCTGAGATGGTGCCGAAGAACAACCGATAGGTTTGGACCGGAGAACCGCCATCCGAGCTCGGTATGCTCCATTGTAGTGATACCTGCCTGTCCCCGGCCGTGCAGGTCAGGGAGGCCGGAGCAGAGGGCAGACCGAAGGTCGTGGCGCTGGCCTCGTTCGATTTCAAGCTCTCTCCGATCGAACTAGAGGCGGTGACCCGATAGTAATAGGTGACGCCTGGAGATACCGCCCTATCCACAATGGTCAGCCCCAACCCGACATCCCGGAGGAGCGTCTCCGTTCCGATGGATGTGCCACGATATAGCGAATATTTGGTGAGCGGGGACCCGCCGTCGGAAGCGGGGGCGGTCAATACCATCGTTACGTTGCCCTTTCCGCCGGTCACGGAAGATATGGTCGGTGAAGATGGAACGGTGTGGGGGGTGGCCGATTCGATATCTGTCCATTGACCCTCCCCAGCGGCGTTAACCGCAGCCACCTGGTAATAGTAGGTGATGCCGTTGGTCAGGCCGGTGTGGGCATACGCCGTTCCGGTGCTGAAGGTGTCGATGATGGTCCATGGTCCGGCGGCCGAATTGGACCATTGGACATGATAACGCAATATGGAAGCACCGCCGTTGCTGAATGGAGCGGACCAACCCAAGGACACTCCTCCGTTGCCTCCGGTGGCGATGAGCGAAAGGGGCGCGGAAGGGGTGTAGAACGGTGTCGCGCTGACCGCTGCCGACTGGGAGCCTTCGCCGACCATGTTGACGGAGCTGATCTTGTAGAAATATGCCTGGCCGTTGGTCAGGCCAGTGTCCTGGTAGTCGGTCTCGGAGACGATTCTCAGGAG
This region includes:
- a CDS encoding fibronectin type III domain-containing protein produces the protein MRETRSRYNSACFLVALLLLVPLFSMNAAAAPVPDRPTNPAASGGNAKVTIEWTAPTDTGGLQITGYTVYKGVDPLSMDRYMELAPSPCTYQDMIVINGQTYFYSVSAHNANGEGPRSDTVSAKPLNVPSAPTAPSATASIGQMSVKWNPPYNEGGSPVSGYRIYRGTSASLLLFANDTDQTTFTDGGLSKGQTYYYQISAVNEVGEGPKCSVFQGTLASPPGPLLDVQAVASASKVTLTWTAPAFNGGSPITGYNIYRSVVPGQETILQTVTATTYQDLNLVNGVTYYYRISAANAIDQGQLSNEVPCTPAAVLGPPASIRAVPSNSNISLSWAAPENTGGSPVTSYKIYRGTSSAMLVLLRIVSETDYQDTGLTNGQAYFYKISSVNMVGEGSQSAAVSATPFYTPSAPLSLIATGGNGGVSLGWSAPFSNGGASILRYHVQWSNSAAGPWTIIDTFSTGTAYAHTGLTNGITYYYQVAAVNAAGEGQWTDIESATPHTVPSSPTISSVTGGKGNVTMVLTAPASDGGSPLTKYSLYRGTSIGTETLLRDVGLGLTIVDRAVSPGVTYYYRVTASSSIGESLKSNEASATTFGLPSAPASLTCTAGDRQVSLQWSIPSSDGGSPVQTYRLFFGTISGIYSGNVTVPSTSYMNGPLTNGIRYFYAVSAVNEVGQGSLSAECSAVPMTNPSAPQSLLATGGVRQVSLTWQPPLTNGGSEIDGYRLYRGRTVSSESLIATLGPEVRFTDTGLLDGTTYYYSVSAINEQGESWRSLDAAARTNAVPTAPTSLSIHAGDSQVQLSWSAPDDNGGSPIRSYDVYRSTVLGSYVLVAHTTSLGYSDLDLINGQRYYYAVSAVNLVGEGPRALLDSVMPAGIPSAPLQVVATPGVKNIIITWDAPTTDGGSSVLGYHVLRGNAPDSGTHVGDVNSNSYTDSPMSDGETYYYRVVAYNDVDVGPPSEEVSATSFSLPGIPTFLQAEVSDRSISLHWSEPVTDGGASIVYYSVYGGDQPDSMPLVTTISSRTYDLSGLINGHSYFFAVSATNAVGEGPSTDSLSAVPSRAPSMPLHFTSVAGIRQVTLSWSVPSDDGGASVNAYHLYRSLAVTGPYEHVVSLGATSYTDSQLNNGVKYYYHIAAVNAAGEGQYAATSSTTFPAPDPSRLNAEANGMDIHLTWSASTGATSYRLYRGDATGAETFLESVETNHHVDGPFVSGRSLYYFVTAVNATGESMPSNEVTATIVTSPSAPVNLTANVVGTKAVLRWEPSIDNGGSTHLTYQVLRGLSRGSEVAIGTCDSAKFNDSSIVSGHLYYYQVKAVNSAGTGPASNEVSLLYRNTFTAPILTATPGVEKVTLRWTIPAQTNGPSLIGYRVYRGSSSGSETFLIGVEVTEMTDTSVTLGQTYYYQVRGLTGVEEGPASNEANAKPFTYPGIPISFSATPAKASATMNWSAPISDGYSPIIGYHIFSGVSAGDLRLEATVSETRYQDVDVEAGVTYYYKVTAYNAAGDGNATGVVSVTIPAVIDPPIGLVATGSEGRITLVWNQPAGANVLTYSIFRGNDSGEAVYVTNYPGTRWVDNNVTAGQSYYYRVSATTTKGVSQMSEEAVATPKAAQSLSEESLFDQMWFRIAVIMGILVVGFFSFILFVKKGKVRVSRGK